The following proteins are encoded in a genomic region of Astatotilapia calliptera chromosome 22, fAstCal1.2, whole genome shotgun sequence:
- the tfpi2 gene encoding tissue factor pathway inhibitor 2 — MVDRAEKSGSRPKLCTMELCAFALFTIISSFYCVLALPPKGVCLLQVDEGPCRGNIQRYYYNTITQKCEDFEYGGCQGNDNNFKSFQECHKTCYKIPKVPPICRFPKEEGPCRGLISRYFFNMTTMQCEPFHYGGCQGNSNRFLNLASCMEYCSPKKAIPVLCRDPLDKGKCSATIPRYYYNTATKTCEEFVYSGCGGSNNNFVSRQACMDVCAKGWKKHPGQGKILRMRKNRKPITSLQV; from the exons ATGGTAGACAGAGCGGAAAAGTCTGGATCTCGACCAAAACTTTGCACAATGGAGCTTTGCGCATTTGCTCTGTTTACAATAATTTCCTCGTTTTACTGCGTTTTGGCGCTGCCACCTAAAG GCGTGTGCCTTCTTCAAGTGGACGAGGGACCTTGCAGAGGCAATATCCAGAGGTATTACTACAACACCATCACCCAGAAGTGCGAGGATTTCGAATATGGAGGCTGCCAAGGGAATGACAATAACTTCAAGAGTTTTCAGGAGTGCCACAAGACATGCTACAAAATTCCCA AGGTTCCCCCAATCTGCAGATTTCCTAAAGAAGAGGGACCCTGCCGGGGTCTCATCTCCCGCTACTTCTTCAACATGACCACCATGCAGTGTGAGCCATTTCATTACGGTGGCTGCCAGGGGAATTCAAACCGCTTCCTTAATCTAGCCTCTTGCATGGAGTACTGCAGTCCAAAAAAAG CAATCCCCGTGCTCTGCCGGGATCCTCTGGACAAAGGGAAGTGTTCAGCCACCATACCTCGCTATTACTATAACACAGCCACCAAGACGTGTGAGGAGTTTGTCTACTCAGGCTGCGGTGGGAGCAACAACAACTTTGTCTCGCGGCAAGCCTGCATGGACGTGTGCGCAAAAG gATGGAAAAAGCATCCAGGCCAAGGAAAAATTCTGCGaatgagaaaaaatagaaaacccATCACTTCCTTGCAGGTGTAA
- the gngt1 gene encoding guanine nucleotide-binding protein G(T) subunit gamma-T1 translates to MPVINVEDLTDKDKAVMEVNQLKLEVKLERWLTSKCCEEIKDYIQALVEEDTLVKGISEEKNPFKEKGGCVIC, encoded by the exons ATGCCGGTCATAAATGTGGAGGATCTGACAGATAAGGACAAGGCTGTGATGGAAGTAAACCAGCTTAAACTTGAAGTCAAACTCGAGAGGTGGTTG ACATCTAAATGCTGTGAGGAAATCAAGGACTATATTCAGGCTCTAGTGGAGGAGGACACCCTCGTTAAAGGCATATCAGAGGAGAAGAACCCCTTCAAGGAGAAAGGTGGCTGTGTCATCTGCTAG